The following coding sequences are from one Lolium rigidum isolate FL_2022 chromosome 6, APGP_CSIRO_Lrig_0.1, whole genome shotgun sequence window:
- the LOC124665148 gene encoding ankyrin repeat domain-containing protein 17-like isoform X2 has translation MAPPFIYFPSDDSSNDEKAVIKAALDGNLGRLKGIAKSLAKRNGDHSAIFSFNTGGANALHIAAYGGHLEVCKYLVEELGGDGNAPGYGPLALGSSPFMMSAQSGDLPTFRYFLDRGGDLMKADDKGRTALHHAAGSCKITEFLLSKGVPVDLDCGRGTPLYMAATNEQDKTVKILLDHHANPNIIISGIGSPLLSAIIYRSLKCVKLLIKAGADVNGKGSIVTPLVVLTMQGGYTNYIKLLLKAGADPNIPDDLGTLPIEHAALRDCMEEVEMLLPVTTPIPNAPDWSIEGVISYAKIEDKKPIEKRHIERRYTLLKSQADTAFRQKEYKLASQFYDVAIDIKESATLYANRSLCKLLMGNGDGALSDALRCRMLRPKWAKACFRQAAAHMLLKEYKQACDALEDAQKLDPGNTEIEIKLRKARELMKNPPGDGGEQ, from the exons ATGGCGCCGCCGTTCATCTACTTCCCCTCCGACGACAGCAGCAACG ATGAGAAGGCTGTCATCAAGGCGGCCTTGGACGGCAACCTCGGCCGCCTCAAAG GTATCGCGAAGAGTCTTGCCAAGCGAAACGGCGACCACTCTGCGATTTTCTCTTTCAACACGGGTGGGGCTAATGCGTTGCATATCGCGGCGTACGGGGGCCATCTGGAGGTCTGCAAGTATTTGGTGGAGGAGCTTGGGGGAGATGGGAATGCTCCTGGATATGGACCTCTAGCTCTAG GCTCAAGCCCGTTTATGATGTCTGCTCAGTCGGGTGATCTTCCTACCTTCAGATATTTTCTTGATCGTGGTGGTGATCTGATGAAAGCAGACGACAAAGGACGCACAGCTCTCCACCATGCTGCGG GAAGTTGCAAGATAACAGAGTTCCTCCTTTCAAAAGGAGTGCCAGTCGACTTGGACTGTGGCCGTGGAACACCACTCTACATGGCTGCTACAAACGAGCAAGATAAGACAGTGAAGATTTTACTGGACCACCATGCGAAT CCTAACATCATTATTAGCGGTATTGGATCTCCCCTGCTGAGTGCTATTATTTACCGTTCATTGAAGTGCGTGAAGCTACTGATTAAG GCTGGTGCTGATGTTAACGGCAAGGGTTCCATCGTTACTCCTCTGGTAGTCTTAACGATGCAAGGAGGTTACACCAACTACATTAAGTTGCTACTGAAGGCTGGAGCAGATCCTAATATTCCTGATGAT CTGGGTACGTTGCCAATAGAGCATGCTGCATTACGTGATTGTATGGAAGAGGTTGAAATGTTGCTTCCTGTGACTACCCCAATTCCAAATGCCCCAGACTGGAGTATCGAGGGAGTAATTTCTTATGCAAAAATCGAAGATAAAAAGCCAATA GAGAAACGTCATATTGAAAGAAGATACACTTTGCTCAAGTCACAGGCTGATACGGCATTCAGGCAAAAGGAGTATAAGCTGGCATCACAGTTTTATGATGTG GCAATAGATATTAAAGAGAGTGCAACGCTGTATGCAAACAGGAGTCTTTGTAAGCTGCTCATGGGCAATGGTGATGGAGCTTTGTCAGATGCGCTCAGGTGCAGAATGCTACGACCTAAGTGGGCAAAAGCTTGCTTCCGTCAAGCTGCAGCTCACATGCTACTCAAG GAATATAAACAAGCCTGTGATGCTCTTGAAGATGCACAAAAACTGGATCCTGGGAATACTGAGATTGAGATTAAATTACG GAAAGCTAGGGAACTCATGAAGAATCCTCCTGGCGATGGTGGTGAGCAGTGA
- the LOC124665148 gene encoding ankyrin repeat domain-containing protein 17-like isoform X1 codes for MAPPFIYFPSDDSSNDEKAVIKAALDGNLGRLKGIAKSLAKRNGDHSAIFSFNTGGANALHIAAYGGHLEVCKYLVEELGGDGNAPGYGPLALGSSPFMMSAQSGDLPTFRYFLDRGGDLMKADDKGRTALHHAAGKGSCKITEFLLSKGVPVDLDCGRGTPLYMAATNEQDKTVKILLDHHANPNIIISGIGSPLLSAIIYRSLKCVKLLIKAGADVNGKGSIVTPLVVLTMQGGYTNYIKLLLKAGADPNIPDDLGTLPIEHAALRDCMEEVEMLLPVTTPIPNAPDWSIEGVISYAKIEDKKPIEKRHIERRYTLLKSQADTAFRQKEYKLASQFYDVAIDIKESATLYANRSLCKLLMGNGDGALSDALRCRMLRPKWAKACFRQAAAHMLLKEYKQACDALEDAQKLDPGNTEIEIKLRKARELMKNPPGDGGEQ; via the exons ATGGCGCCGCCGTTCATCTACTTCCCCTCCGACGACAGCAGCAACG ATGAGAAGGCTGTCATCAAGGCGGCCTTGGACGGCAACCTCGGCCGCCTCAAAG GTATCGCGAAGAGTCTTGCCAAGCGAAACGGCGACCACTCTGCGATTTTCTCTTTCAACACGGGTGGGGCTAATGCGTTGCATATCGCGGCGTACGGGGGCCATCTGGAGGTCTGCAAGTATTTGGTGGAGGAGCTTGGGGGAGATGGGAATGCTCCTGGATATGGACCTCTAGCTCTAG GCTCAAGCCCGTTTATGATGTCTGCTCAGTCGGGTGATCTTCCTACCTTCAGATATTTTCTTGATCGTGGTGGTGATCTGATGAAAGCAGACGACAAAGGACGCACAGCTCTCCACCATGCTGCGGGTAAAG GAAGTTGCAAGATAACAGAGTTCCTCCTTTCAAAAGGAGTGCCAGTCGACTTGGACTGTGGCCGTGGAACACCACTCTACATGGCTGCTACAAACGAGCAAGATAAGACAGTGAAGATTTTACTGGACCACCATGCGAAT CCTAACATCATTATTAGCGGTATTGGATCTCCCCTGCTGAGTGCTATTATTTACCGTTCATTGAAGTGCGTGAAGCTACTGATTAAG GCTGGTGCTGATGTTAACGGCAAGGGTTCCATCGTTACTCCTCTGGTAGTCTTAACGATGCAAGGAGGTTACACCAACTACATTAAGTTGCTACTGAAGGCTGGAGCAGATCCTAATATTCCTGATGAT CTGGGTACGTTGCCAATAGAGCATGCTGCATTACGTGATTGTATGGAAGAGGTTGAAATGTTGCTTCCTGTGACTACCCCAATTCCAAATGCCCCAGACTGGAGTATCGAGGGAGTAATTTCTTATGCAAAAATCGAAGATAAAAAGCCAATA GAGAAACGTCATATTGAAAGAAGATACACTTTGCTCAAGTCACAGGCTGATACGGCATTCAGGCAAAAGGAGTATAAGCTGGCATCACAGTTTTATGATGTG GCAATAGATATTAAAGAGAGTGCAACGCTGTATGCAAACAGGAGTCTTTGTAAGCTGCTCATGGGCAATGGTGATGGAGCTTTGTCAGATGCGCTCAGGTGCAGAATGCTACGACCTAAGTGGGCAAAAGCTTGCTTCCGTCAAGCTGCAGCTCACATGCTACTCAAG GAATATAAACAAGCCTGTGATGCTCTTGAAGATGCACAAAAACTGGATCCTGGGAATACTGAGATTGAGATTAAATTACG GAAAGCTAGGGAACTCATGAAGAATCCTCCTGGCGATGGTGGTGAGCAGTGA